A DNA window from Helianthus annuus cultivar XRQ/B chromosome 15, HanXRQr2.0-SUNRISE, whole genome shotgun sequence contains the following coding sequences:
- the LOC110913727 gene encoding putative receptor protein kinase ZmPK1: MANRDRPVNGKRSRLSLWKNGNLVLTDAGQSIWTTNTHSNSSLQLQLLDSGNLVLTRLEKESYLWQSFSFPTDTILPNQPFTKDTVLISSTSLTNFSSGFYKFYFDNDHVLRLLYTNNEFPSIYWPMPWLESWESGRSIYNNSRIALLDSNGYFHSSDDLTFTTTDYGDALQRRLTLDVDGNIRVYSLNQRSWSLSWQAISIPCTIRGICGPNSLCTYNSESGRKCACMHGYKSKNHSDLSFGCEPIHDLSGHYENYDFFKLPRVEFYGFDSQSIERSDFTECKKACLNNSNCKAFQLSFDEHTRSSRCYVKTLLFNGHHKDTHIDTFLKLPKSDVLAYNSSIANESNLYCVTSIMQPKHERKSVNGSVKFMLWFSIIFGVIEFASFVFFYYITKEPSGTTTQTYLAIATGFKRFTYAEIVKASHKFQEEIGRGGGGTVYKGKLPDNRVVAIKRLHEAIQGEAEFLAKMSTIGKINHRNLIETYGYCAEGKHRILVYEYMENGSLANNIGRNQLDWQNIFEIASGVAKGLAYLHEECLEWVLHCDVKPQNILLDASYNPKVADFGLSKLFQQGKTENFVFSRIRGTRGYMAPEWVFNLPVTSKVDVYSYGMVVLEMITGRSPTYDQPSDDNERLEQKRLVSWIKEKVHEASESLTETHITEIVNPMVTGEYEENQMNNLLKVALQCVDDDKDARPTMSEVVKMLIHLEMED, encoded by the coding sequence ATGGCAAACCGCGACCGGCCTGTTAACGGAAAACGCTCAAGGCTTTCCTTGTGGAAAAACGGTAACCTTGTTCTAACGGACGCTGGCCAAAGCATTTGGACCACCAACACTCATTCTAATTCGTCCTTGCAACTGCAACTCCTTGACTCGGGTAACCTTGTTCTTACCCGGTTAGAAAAAGAATCGTATCTTTGGCAAAGCTTTAGTTTTCCAACCGATACCATCCTTCCCAATCAGCCGTTCACCAAAGATACCGTCCTTATATCTTCCACAAGTTTAACAAATTTTTCTTCTGGCTTCTACAAATTCTACTTTGACAATGACCATGTACTTCGCCTTCTTTACACCAACAATGAATTTCCCAGCATTTATTGGCCTATGCCTTGGTTAGAATCATGGGAATCGGGAAGGTCTATTTACAATAATAGTAGAATTGCTTTGCTTGATTCCAATGGGTATTTCCATTCCTCAGACGATCTTACTTTTACCACCACAGACTATGGTGATGCCCTTCAAAGAAGACTCACCCTTGATGTTGATGGCAATATTAGAGTTTACTCACTTAACCAAAGAAGTTGGAGTCTTTCATGGCAAGCAATCTCAATACCATGTACTATACGTGGGATTTGTGGTCCAAACAGTCTTTGTACTTACAACTCTGAATCAGGAAGGAAATGTGCTTGCATGCATGGATACAAGAGCAAGAACCACTCTGACTTGTCTTTCGGGTGTGAACCTATACATGATCTTTCTGGACATTATGAAAACTATGACTTCTTCAAGCTCCCTCGTGTGGAATTTTATGGATTTGATTCTCAATCTATAGAAAGATCCGATTTCACAGAATGCAAGAAGGCATGCCTCAATAACTCAAATTGTAAAGCATTCCAACTCTCCTTCGATGAACACACACGCTCCTCAAGATGTTATGTCAAGACTTTGCTGTTCAATGGCCACCACAAGGATACTCATATCGACACTTTTCTTAAGCTACCTAAATCTGATGTATTAGCATATAATTCATCTATTGCCAATGAGTCCAACTTGTATTGTGTGACTTCTATAATGCAGCCAAAGCATGAGAGAAAGAGTGTAAATGGGTCCGTCAAGTTCATGTTGTGGTTCTCCATCATCTTTGGTGTAATTGAATTTGCATCCTTTGTATTCTTCTATTATATCACCAAAGAACCCTCAGGTACAACAACCCAAACCTACCTAGCAATTGCTACTGGATTCAAAAGGTTTACATACGCTGAGATAGTGAAGGCGTCTCATAAGTTCCAAGAAGAGATTGGAAGAGGCGGTGGTGGTACTGTGTACAAAGGCAAACTTCCAGACAATCGGGTAGTAGCAATTAAGCGACTTCATGAGGCTATCCAAGGAGAAGCTGAATTTCTAGCAAAGATGAGCACAATCGGAAAGATAAATCATAGGAACTTGATTGAAACATATGGTTATTGTGCTGAGGGAAAACATAGGATCTTGGTCTATGAGTACATGGAGAATGGCTCATTAGCTAACAACATAGGTCGTAACCAGCTTGATTGGCAAAACATATTTGAAATTGCATCTGGCGTTGCGAAAGGGCTAGCTTATCTACATGAAGAATGCTTGGAGTGGGTTTTACATTGTGATGTTAAACCACAAAATATATTGTTGGATGCTAGTTATAACCCAAAGGTGGCTGATTTTGGTCTGTCCAAGCTATTCCAACAAGGCAAAACAGAAAATTTTGTATTTTCAAGGATAAGAGGCACCAGAGGGTACATGGCTCCAGAATGGGTGTTTAATCTTCCAGTCACTTCAAAAGTTGATGTTTATAGCTACGGGATGGTGGTGCTAGAGATGATAACAGGAAGAAGTCCCACATATGATCAACCAAGTGATGATAACGAAAGGTTGGAACAAAAGAGGCTCGTAAGTTGGATAAAAGAGAAGGTCCATGAGGCTAGTGAAAGTTTGACAGAGACACACATCACAGAGATAGTGAATCCTATGGTTACGGGTGAGTATGAAGAAAATCAAATGAATAATCTTCTAAAAGTGGCTCTACAATGTGTTGATGATGACAAAGACGCTCGACCTACCATGAGTGAGGTTGTGAAGATGCTTATCCACCTGGAGATGGaagattag